In Escherichia ruysiae, a genomic segment contains:
- the yghB gene encoding DedA family general envelope maintenance protein YghB, whose product MAVIQDIIAALWQHDFAALADPHIVSVVYFVMFATLFLENGLLPASFLPGDSLLILAGALIAQGVMDFLPTIVILTAAASLGCWLSYIQGRWLGNTKTVKGWLAQLPAKYHQRATCMFDRHGLLALLAGRFLAFVRTLLPTMAGISGLPNRRFQFFNWLSGLLWVSVVTSFGYALSMIPFVKRHEDQVMTFLMILPIALLTAGLLGTLFVVIKKKYGNA is encoded by the coding sequence ATGGCTGTTATTCAAGACATTATCGCTGCGCTCTGGCAACACGACTTTGCCGCGCTGGCGGATCCTCATATTGTTAGCGTTGTTTACTTTGTCATGTTTGCCACGCTGTTTTTAGAAAACGGTCTGCTGCCCGCTTCATTTTTGCCAGGCGACAGCTTGTTGATACTGGCTGGCGCACTGATTGCCCAGGGGGTGATGGATTTTCTGCCAACAATCGTGATTCTGACTGCCGCAGCCAGCCTGGGCTGCTGGTTAAGTTATATTCAGGGGCGTTGGCTAGGTAATACCAAAACGGTGAAAGGCTGGCTGGCACAGCTTCCGGCCAAATATCATCAGCGCGCCACCTGTATGTTTGACCGCCACGGTTTGCTGGCTTTGCTGGCTGGACGTTTTCTTGCATTTGTCCGCACGCTGCTACCAACCATGGCGGGGATTTCCGGGTTGCCAAACCGCCGCTTCCAGTTTTTCAACTGGTTAAGTGGATTGCTATGGGTCAGCGTGGTGACCAGTTTTGGTTATGCCTTAAGCATGATCCCGTTCGTTAAGCGCCATGAAGATCAGGTGATGACGTTCCTGATGATCCTGCCGATTGCCCTGTTAACCGCAGGCCTGTTAGGCACGCTGTTTGTGGTGATTAAAAAGAAATACGGTAACGCCTGA
- the exbD gene encoding TonB system transport protein ExbD, which produces MAMHLNENLDDNGEMHDINVTPFIDVMLVLLIIFMVAAPLATVDVKVNLPASTSTPQPRPEKPVYLSVKADNSMFIGNDPVTDETMVTALNALTEGKKDTTIFFRADKTVDYETLMKVMDTLHQAGYLKIGLVGEETAKAK; this is translated from the coding sequence ATGGCAATGCATCTTAACGAAAACCTCGACGATAACGGCGAAATGCATGATATCAACGTGACGCCGTTTATCGACGTGATGTTGGTTTTGCTGATTATCTTTATGGTGGCGGCACCGTTAGCGACGGTAGATGTGAAGGTGAACTTGCCTGCTTCTACCAGCACGCCGCAGCCGCGCCCGGAAAAACCGGTTTATCTGTCGGTGAAGGCGGACAACTCGATGTTTATCGGTAACGATCCGGTCACCGATGAAACGATGGTTACGGCGCTGAATGCGTTAACCGAAGGTAAGAAAGATACCACCATCTTCTTCCGTGCGGATAAAACCGTTGATTACGAGACGTTGATGAAGGTCATGGATACGCTGCATCAGGCGGGTTATCTGAAGATAGGTCTGGTCGGCGAAGAAACTGCCAAAGCGAAGTAA
- the exbB gene encoding tol-pal system-associated acyl-CoA thioesterase, producing the protein MGNNLMQTDLSVWGMYQHADIVVKCVMIGLILASVVTWAIFFSKSVEFFNQKRRLKREQQLLAEARSLNQANDIAADFGSKSLSLHLLNEAQNELELSEGSDDNEGIKERTSFRLERRVAAVGRQMGRGNGYLATIGAISPFVGLFGTVWGIMNSFIGIAQTQTTNLAVVAPGIAEALLATAIGLVAAIPAVVIYNVFARQIGGFKAMLGDVAAQVLLLQSRDLDLEASAAAHPVRVAQKLRAG; encoded by the coding sequence GTGGGTAATAATTTAATGCAGACGGACCTTTCCGTCTGGGGTATGTATCAGCACGCCGATATTGTCGTTAAGTGCGTGATGATTGGGCTTATTTTGGCCTCCGTTGTCACTTGGGCAATCTTCTTCAGTAAGAGCGTAGAGTTCTTCAATCAGAAGCGCCGTCTTAAGCGCGAGCAGCAACTGCTGGCTGAAGCGCGTTCCCTAAACCAGGCCAACGATATCGCCGCTGATTTTGGTAGCAAAAGCTTAAGCCTGCATTTGCTCAATGAAGCGCAGAACGAGCTGGAACTGTCAGAAGGCAGCGACGATAACGAAGGTATTAAAGAGCGTACCAGCTTCCGCCTGGAGCGTCGGGTCGCCGCTGTGGGGCGTCAAATGGGACGCGGTAACGGCTATCTGGCAACCATTGGCGCGATTTCGCCGTTTGTGGGGCTGTTTGGTACGGTCTGGGGCATCATGAACAGTTTTATCGGTATTGCGCAAACGCAGACCACCAACCTGGCGGTGGTTGCGCCGGGTATCGCAGAAGCATTGTTGGCAACAGCAATCGGTCTGGTGGCAGCGATTCCGGCGGTCGTTATCTATAACGTATTCGCGCGCCAGATTGGCGGCTTTAAAGCGATGCTGGGTGATGTTGCAGCGCAGGTATTGTTGCTGCAAAGTCGTGACCTGGATCTGGAAGCCAGCGCCGCTGCGCATCCGGTTCGTGTCGCACAGAAATTACGTGCAGGGTAA
- a CDS encoding YbjP/YqhG family protein: MKIILLFLAFFASFTTQAQSSSLTVEQTVRQIYQNYKSDASAPYFGETGEQAITSARIQKALTLNDNLTLPGNIGWLDYDPICDCQDFGDLVLESVVVTQTDTDHADAVVRFRTFDDDKEKTTQTLKMVAENGRWVIDDVISNHGSVWQAVNSENEKILATLASLQKEEPEAFVAELFKHIADYSWPWTWVVSDTYRQAVNEFYKTTFNKNGNFDQEMQIERQFIYDNPICFGEESLFARVDEIRVQEKTADSARIHVRIALNNGNSEEQDLVLHRREGKWEIADFIRPGSGSLLKQIETKTAARLTQ, translated from the coding sequence ATGAAAATAATACTTCTGTTTTTGGCGTTTTTTGCAAGCTTCACTACTCAAGCCCAATCATCCTCGCTGACTGTAGAACAGACAGTTCGCCAGATTTATCAAAACTATAAATCTGATGCCAGCGCGCCTTATTTTGGTGAGACAGGAGAGCAGGCGATAACGTCTGCACGCATACAAAAGGCACTTACCCTGAATGATAATCTCACGCTGCCGGGCAATATTGGCTGGCTGGATTATGATCCGATTTGTGATTGTCAGGATTTTGGCGATCTGGTGTTAGAAAGCGTAGTGGTTACTCAAACGGATACCGATCATGCAGATGCCGTTGTGCGTTTCCGTACCTTTGACGACGATAAAGAAAAGACCACGCAAACGCTGAAAATGGTGGCAGAAAATGGTCGTTGGGTCATTGATGATGTCATCAGCAACCATGGTAGCGTCTGGCAGGCAGTTAATAGCGAGAATGAAAAAATCCTGGCAACACTGGCTTCATTACAAAAAGAAGAGCCTGAAGCCTTTGTCGCTGAACTGTTTAAACATATTGCCGATTATAGTTGGCCCTGGACATGGGTTGTTTCCGACACCTATCGCCAGGCAGTCAATGAATTTTATAAAACCACCTTCAATAAAAACGGCAATTTCGATCAAGAGATGCAAATAGAACGGCAATTTATTTACGACAACCCGATTTGTTTTGGTGAAGAGTCGCTATTTGCTCGTGTTGATGAAATTCGTGTCCAGGAAAAAACCGCCGATTCCGCCCGTATTCATGTTCGTATTGCGCTGAACAATGGTAACAGTGAAGAGCAGGATTTAGTTTTACATCGGCGCGAAGGAAAGTGGGAAATTGCCGATTTTATCCGTCCAGGCAGCGGTAGCTTGCTTAAACAGATTGAAACGAAAACCGCCGCCAGATTAACGCAATGA
- the metC gene encoding cystathionine beta-lyase has translation MADKKLDTQLVNAGRSKKYTLGAVNSVIQRASSLVFDSVEAKKHATRNRANGELFYGRRGTLTHFSLQEAMCELEGGAGCALFPCGAAAVANSILAFVEQGDHVLMTNTAYEPSQDFCSKILSKLGVTTSWFDPLIGADIVKHLQPNTKIVFLESPGSITMEVHDVPAIVAAVRSVVPDAIIMIDNTWAAGVLFQALDFGIDISIQAGTKYLIGHSDAMIGTAVCNARCWEQLRENAYLMGQMVDADTAYMTSRGLRTLGVRLRQHHESSLKVAEWLAEHPQVARVNHPALPESKGHEFWKRDFTGSSGLFSFVLKKKLNDEELANYLDNFSLFSMAYSWGGYESLILANQPEHIAAIRPQGKIDFSGTLIRLHIGLENVDDLIADLNAGFTRIV, from the coding sequence ATGGCGGACAAAAAGCTTGATACTCAACTGGTGAATGCAGGACGCAGCAAAAAATACACTCTCGGCGCGGTGAATAGCGTGATTCAGCGCGCCTCTTCGCTGGTTTTTGATAGCGTTGAAGCGAAAAAACATGCGACGCGTAATCGCGCCAACGGCGAATTGTTCTATGGACGGCGCGGAACGTTAACCCACTTCTCGTTACAAGAAGCAATGTGCGAACTGGAAGGTGGCGCCGGCTGTGCACTGTTTCCTTGCGGTGCGGCCGCCGTTGCCAATTCCATTCTTGCTTTTGTCGAACAGGGCGATCATGTATTGATGACCAATACCGCCTATGAACCGAGTCAGGATTTCTGTAGCAAAATCCTCAGCAAACTGGGCGTAACGACATCGTGGTTTGATCCGCTGATTGGCGCGGATATCGTTAAACATCTGCAGCCAAACACTAAAATCGTCTTTCTGGAATCGCCAGGCTCCATCACTATGGAAGTCCACGACGTTCCGGCGATTGTTGCTGCCGTGCGCAGTGTCGTGCCAGACGCCATCATTATGATCGATAACACCTGGGCTGCCGGGGTGCTTTTTCAAGCTCTTGATTTTGGTATTGATATTTCGATTCAGGCGGGAACCAAGTATCTGATAGGTCACTCGGATGCCATGATCGGCACCGCAGTATGCAATGCCCGTTGCTGGGAGCAACTACGGGAGAACGCTTATCTGATGGGACAAATGGTCGATGCCGATACTGCTTATATGACCAGCCGTGGCCTGCGCACATTAGGTGTGCGTTTGCGTCAACATCATGAAAGCAGTCTGAAAGTGGCTGAATGGCTGGCAGAACATCCGCAAGTAGCGCGAGTTAACCACCCTGCTCTGCCGGAAAGTAAAGGTCACGAATTCTGGAAACGAGACTTTACAGGCAGCAGCGGGCTATTTTCCTTTGTGCTTAAGAAAAAACTCAACGATGAAGAACTGGCGAACTATCTGGATAACTTCAGTTTATTTAGCATGGCCTACTCGTGGGGCGGTTATGAATCGTTGATCCTCGCGAATCAGCCGGAACATATCGCCGCCATCCGCCCACAAGGAAAGATTGATTTCAGCGGCACATTGATTCGCCTGCATATTGGTCTGGAAAACGTCGACGATCTGATTGCCGATCTGAACGCGGGATTTACCCGAATTGTGTAA
- the dkgA gene encoding 2,5-didehydrogluconate reductase DkgA, whose translation MANPTVIKLQDGNVMPQLGLGVWQASNEEVITAIQKALEVGYRSIDTAAAYKNEEGVGKALKNAALAREELFITTKLWNDDHKHPREALLDSLKKLQLDYIDLYLMHWPVPAIDHYVEAWKGMIELQKEGLIKSIGVCNFQIHHLQRLIDETGVTPVINQIELHPLMQQRQLHAWNATHKIQTESWSPLAQGGKGVFDQKVIRDLADKYGKTPAQIVIRWHLDNGLVVIPKSVTPSRIAENFDVWDFRLDKDELGEIAKLDQGKRLGPDPDQFGG comes from the coding sequence ATGGCTAATCCAACCGTTATTAAGCTACAGGATGGCAATGTCATGCCCCAGCTGGGACTGGGCGTCTGGCAAGCAAGTAATGAGGAAGTTATCACCGCTATTCAAAAAGCCCTGGAAGTGGGTTATCGCTCAATTGATACCGCTGCTGCCTATAAAAACGAAGAAGGTGTCGGCAAGGCGCTGAAAAATGCCGCACTTGCCAGAGAAGAGTTGTTCATTACAACCAAGCTGTGGAACGACGACCACAAACACCCCCGCGAAGCACTGCTCGACAGCCTGAAAAAACTCCAGCTTGATTATATAGACCTTTACTTAATGCACTGGCCCGTTCCCGCTATCGATCACTATGTCGAGGCGTGGAAAGGAATGATCGAGCTGCAAAAAGAGGGATTAATCAAAAGCATTGGCGTCTGTAACTTCCAGATCCACCACCTGCAACGTCTGATCGACGAAACTGGCGTGACGCCTGTTATTAATCAAATCGAACTTCACCCGCTGATGCAGCAACGCCAGCTTCATGCCTGGAATGCCACGCACAAAATCCAGACCGAATCCTGGAGTCCATTAGCGCAAGGTGGGAAAGGCGTTTTCGATCAGAAAGTCATTCGCGACCTGGCGGATAAATACGGCAAAACACCGGCACAAATTGTTATCCGCTGGCATCTGGATAACGGTCTGGTGGTGATCCCGAAATCGGTCACGCCTTCACGCATTGCCGAAAACTTTGATGTCTGGGATTTCCGTCTCGACAAAGACGAACTTGGTGAAATCGCAAAACTCGATCAGGGTAAACGTCTCGGTCCCGATCCCGACCAGTTCGGCGGCTAA
- the yqhD gene encoding alcohol dehydrogenase, translating to MNNFNLHTPTRILFGKGAIAGLREQIPHDARVLITYGGGSVKKTGVLDQVLDALKGMDVLEFGGIEPNPAYETLMNAVKLVREQKVTFLLAVGGGSVLDGTKFIAAAANYPENIDPWHILQTGGKEIKSAIPMGCVLTLPATGSESNAGAVISRKTTGDKQAFHSAHVQPVFAVLDPVYTYTLPPRQVANGVVDAFVHTVEQYVTKPVDAKIQDRFAEGILLTLLEDGPKALKEPENYDVRANVMWAATQALNGLIGAGVPQDWATHMLGHELTAMHGLDHAQTLAIVLPALWNEKRDTKRAKLLQYAERVWNITEGSDDERIDAAIAATRNFFEQLGVPTRLSDYGLDGSSIPALLKKLEEHGMTQLGENHDITLDVSRRIYEAAR from the coding sequence ATGAACAACTTTAATCTGCACACCCCAACCCGTATTCTGTTTGGTAAAGGCGCTATCGCTGGTTTACGCGAACAAATTCCTCACGATGCTCGCGTATTGATTACCTACGGCGGCGGCAGCGTGAAAAAAACAGGCGTTCTCGATCAGGTTCTGGATGCGCTGAAAGGTATGGACGTGCTGGAGTTTGGCGGTATTGAACCAAACCCGGCTTATGAAACGCTGATGAACGCCGTGAAACTGGTTCGCGAACAGAAAGTGACTTTCCTGCTGGCGGTTGGCGGCGGTTCCGTACTGGACGGCACCAAATTTATCGCCGCAGCGGCAAATTATCCTGAGAACATCGATCCGTGGCACATTCTGCAAACGGGCGGTAAAGAGATTAAAAGCGCCATCCCGATGGGCTGTGTGCTGACGCTGCCAGCGACCGGTTCAGAATCCAACGCAGGTGCGGTTATCTCCCGTAAAACCACCGGCGACAAGCAGGCGTTCCACTCTGCCCACGTTCAACCCGTATTTGCCGTGCTCGATCCGGTTTATACCTACACCCTGCCGCCGCGCCAGGTGGCTAATGGCGTAGTGGATGCCTTTGTACACACCGTGGAACAGTATGTTACCAAACCGGTTGATGCAAAAATTCAGGATCGCTTCGCAGAAGGCATTTTGCTGACGCTTCTCGAAGATGGTCCGAAAGCCCTGAAAGAGCCAGAAAACTACGATGTGCGCGCCAACGTCATGTGGGCAGCGACTCAGGCATTGAACGGTTTGATCGGCGCCGGCGTACCGCAGGACTGGGCAACACATATGCTGGGACACGAACTGACTGCGATGCACGGTCTGGATCACGCGCAAACGCTGGCTATTGTCCTGCCTGCTCTGTGGAATGAAAAACGCGACACCAAGCGCGCGAAACTGCTGCAATATGCTGAACGCGTCTGGAACATCACTGAAGGTTCCGACGATGAGCGTATTGACGCCGCAATTGCCGCTACCCGCAACTTCTTCGAGCAATTGGGCGTGCCGACCCGCCTGTCCGACTACGGTCTGGACGGCAGCTCCATCCCGGCATTGCTGAAGAAACTGGAAGAACACGGCATGACCCAACTGGGCGAAAATCATGACATTACGCTGGATGTCAGCCGCCGCATTTACGAAGCTGCTCGTTAA
- the yghA gene encoding NADP(+)-dependent aldehyde reductase, whose amino-acid sequence MSHLKDPTTQYYTGEYPKQKQPTPGIQAKMTPVPDCGEKTYVGSGRLKDRKALVTGGDSGIGRAAAIAYAREGADVAISYLPAEEEDAQDVKKIIEECGRKVVLLPGDLSDEKFARSLVHDAHKALGGLDIMALVAGKQVAIPDIADLTSEQFQKTFAINVFALFWLTQEAIPLLPKGASIITTSSIQAYQPSPHLLDYAATKAAILNYSRGLAKQVAEKGIRVNIVAPGPIWTALQISGGQTQDKIPQFGQKTPMKRAGQPAELAPVYVYLASQESSYVTAEVHGVCGGEHLG is encoded by the coding sequence ATGTCTCATTTAAAAGACCCGACCACGCAGTATTACACTGGTGAATATCCCAAACAGAAACAACCGACGCCAGGCATCCAGGCGAAGATGACGCCGGTGCCGGATTGTGGCGAGAAAACTTATGTTGGTAGCGGTCGCCTGAAAGATCGTAAAGCACTGGTGACAGGGGGCGATTCTGGTATCGGTCGTGCTGCCGCCATCGCTTACGCGCGTGAAGGCGCTGACGTGGCGATCAGTTATCTTCCGGCGGAAGAAGAAGACGCCCAGGATGTGAAAAAGATTATTGAAGAATGCGGACGCAAAGTCGTTCTGCTGCCGGGCGATTTAAGCGATGAGAAATTTGCCCGTTCGCTGGTTCACGACGCGCATAAGGCGTTAGGCGGGCTGGATATTATGGCGCTGGTCGCCGGGAAACAGGTTGCCATTCCTGATATTGCAGACCTCACCAGCGAACAGTTTCAAAAGACCTTTGCCATTAACGTTTTCGCGCTGTTCTGGTTAACCCAGGAAGCGATTCCCCTGCTGCCAAAAGGTGCCAGTATCATCACCACTTCGTCAATCCAGGCGTACCAGCCAAGCCCGCATTTACTGGATTACGCGGCAACGAAGGCGGCGATTCTGAACTACAGCCGTGGTCTGGCAAAACAGGTCGCGGAGAAAGGTATTCGGGTGAACATTGTCGCACCTGGCCCTATCTGGACGGCGCTGCAAATTTCCGGCGGACAGACGCAGGATAAGATCCCGCAGTTTGGTCAGAAAACGCCGATGAAGCGTGCGGGGCAACCGGCGGAACTGGCTCCTGTTTATGTTTATCTGGCAAGTCAGGAGTCGAGCTACGTCACCGCAGAAGTGCACGGCGTATGCGGCGGCGAACATTTAGGCTAA
- the yqhC gene encoding DNA-binding transcriptional regulator YqhC: protein MKREEICRLLTDKINNLKNKENSLSELLPDVRLLYGENPGARTPVMYEPGIIILFSGHKIGYINERVFRYDANEYLLLTVPLPFECETYATPEVPLAGLRLNVDILQLQELLMDIGEDEHFQPSMAASGINSATLSEEILCAAERLLDVMERPLDARILGKQIIREILYYVLTGPCGGALLALVSRQTHFSLISRVLKRIENKYTENLSVEQLAAEANMSVSAFHHNFKSVTSTSPLQYLKNYRLHKARMMIIHDGMKASAAAMRVGYESASQFSREFKRYFGVTPGEDAARMRAMQGS from the coding sequence ATGAAACGTGAAGAGATTTGCCGCCTGCTGACGGACAAAATTAATAATCTGAAAAATAAAGAAAATAGTTTGTCTGAATTGCTGCCCGATGTGCGCTTATTGTATGGCGAGAACCCCGGCGCACGTACGCCGGTGATGTATGAGCCTGGCATCATAATTCTCTTTTCCGGGCATAAAATCGGCTATATCAATGAGCGCGTGTTTCGTTATGATGCCAATGAATATCTGCTGCTGACGGTGCCGTTACCGTTTGAGTGCGAAACCTATGCCACGCCGGAAGTGCCATTAGCGGGTTTACGTCTCAATGTTGATATTTTGCAGTTACAGGAACTGTTGATGGACATTGGTGAGGATGAGCATTTCCAGCCGTCGATGGCTGCCAGTGGTATAAACTCCGCTACGTTGTCAGAAGAGATTTTATGCGCGGCGGAGCGGTTACTGGATGTGATGGAGCGACCGCTGGATGCGCGCATTCTCGGTAAACAGATCATTCGCGAAATTCTTTACTACGTGCTGACCGGACCTTGCGGCGGTGCGTTACTGGCGCTGGTCAGTCGGCAGACTCATTTCAGCCTGATTAGCCGCGTGTTGAAACGGATTGAGAATAAATACACTGAAAACCTGAGCGTCGAGCAACTGGCGGCAGAAGCCAACATGAGCGTTTCGGCGTTCCACCATAATTTTAAGTCTGTCACCAGCACCTCGCCGTTGCAGTATTTGAAGAACTACCGACTGCATAAGGCACGGATGATGATAATCCATGATGGCATGAAGGCCAGCGCGGCGGCGATGCGCGTCGGCTACGAAAGTGCGTCGCAATTTAGCCGTGAGTTTAAACGCTACTTCGGTGTGACGCCGGGGGAAGATGCGGCAAGAATGCGGGCGATGCAAGGGAGTTAA
- the yqhH gene encoding lipoprotein YqhH, whose amino-acid sequence MKTIFTVGAVVLVTGLLSGCVNEQKVNQLAGNVQTLNAKIARLEQDIKALRPQIYAAKSEANRANTRLDAQDYFDCLRCLRMYTE is encoded by the coding sequence ATGAAAACGATTTTCACCGTGGGAGCTGTTGTTCTGGTAACCGGCTTATTAAGTGGTTGCGTCAATGAGCAAAAGGTCAATCAACTGGCAGGTAATGTACAAACATTAAATGCCAAAATCGCCCGGCTAGAGCAGGATATAAAAGCATTACGCCCGCAAATTTACGCCGCCAAATCCGAAGCTAACAGAGCCAATACACGCCTTGATGCGCAGGACTATTTTGATTGCCTGCGCTGCTTGCGTATGTATACGGAGTGA
- a CDS encoding YgiQ family radical SAM protein → MSSISLIQPDRDLFSWPQYWAACFGPAPFLPMSREEMDQLGWDSCDIILVTGDAYVDHPSFGMAICGRMLEAQGFRVGIIAQPDWSSKDDFMRLGKPNLFFGVTAGNMDSMINRYTADRRLRHDDAYTPDNVAGKRPDRATLVYTQRCKEAWKDVPVILGGIEASLRRTAHYDYWSDTVRRSVLVDSKADMLMFGNGERPLVEVAHRLAMGEPISEIRDVRNTAIIVKEALPGWSGVDSTRLDTPGKIDPIPHPYGEDLPCADNKPVAPKKQEAKAVTVQPPRPKPWEKTYVLLPSFEKVKGDKVLYAHASRILHHETNPGCARALMQKHGDRYVWINPPAIPLSTEEMDSVFALPYKRVPHPAYGNARIPAYEMIRFSVNIMRGCFGGCSFCSITEHEGRIIQSRSEDSIINEIEAIRDTVPGFTGVISDLGGPTANMYMLRCKSPRAEQTCRRLSCVYPDICPHMDTNHEPTINLYRRARDLKGIKKILIASGVRYDIAVEDPRYIKELATHHVGGYLKIAPEHTEEGPLSKMMKPGMGSYDRFKELFDTYSKQAGKEQYLIPYFISAHPGTRDEDMVNLALWLKKHRFRLDQVQNFYPSPLANSTTMYYTGKNPLAKIGYKSEDVFVPKGDKQRRLHKALLRYHDPANWPLIRQALEAMGKKHLIGSRRDCLVPAPTIEEMREARRQNRNTRPALTKHTPMATQRQTPAGAKKAPSAQPRPMNAGAKKRPKAATGR, encoded by the coding sequence ATGAGCTCTATCTCCCTGATCCAACCGGATCGCGACCTGTTCTCCTGGCCGCAGTACTGGGCCGCCTGTTTTGGACCGGCACCGTTTTTGCCGATGTCTCGTGAAGAGATGGATCAACTTGGCTGGGATAGCTGCGACATCATTTTGGTTACTGGCGACGCGTATGTCGATCACCCAAGCTTTGGGATGGCGATTTGCGGTCGTATGCTGGAAGCGCAGGGCTTTCGTGTCGGGATCATCGCCCAACCGGACTGGAGCAGCAAAGACGACTTTATGCGTCTGGGTAAACCGAATCTGTTTTTCGGCGTGACCGCAGGCAATATGGACTCGATGATCAACCGCTATACCGCCGATCGCCGTTTACGTCATGACGATGCCTACACGCCGGATAACGTCGCGGGTAAGCGACCGGATCGCGCCACACTGGTTTATACCCAGCGTTGTAAAGAGGCGTGGAAAGATGTGCCGGTGATCCTCGGTGGTATTGAAGCCAGCCTGCGCCGTACCGCTCATTATGATTACTGGTCTGATACCGTGCGCCGTTCCGTGTTGGTGGATTCCAAAGCAGACATGCTGATGTTCGGTAACGGTGAGCGTCCGCTGGTGGAAGTGGCACACCGTCTGGCGATGGGCGAGCCGATTAGCGAAATCCGCGATGTACGTAATACCGCGATTATCGTGAAAGAGGCGCTGCCTGGCTGGAGCGGCGTGGATTCTACTCGCCTTGATACACCGGGGAAAATCGACCCGATTCCGCATCCGTATGGCGAAGATTTGCCGTGTGCGGATAACAAACCGGTGGCTCCGAAAAAACAAGAAGCCAAAGCCGTAACCGTGCAGCCGCCACGTCCGAAGCCGTGGGAAAAAACCTACGTTTTGTTACCTTCTTTCGAGAAAGTGAAGGGCGATAAAGTGCTGTACGCTCATGCTTCGCGTATTTTGCACCACGAAACCAACCCAGGCTGCGCTCGCGCATTGATGCAAAAACATGGCGACCGCTATGTGTGGATCAACCCGCCTGCTATTCCGCTTTCTACCGAAGAGATGGACAGCGTCTTTGCGCTGCCGTACAAGCGCGTGCCGCATCCGGCTTACGGTAATGCCCGTATTCCTGCTTACGAAATGATCCGTTTCTCAGTCAATATTATGCGTGGCTGCTTTGGCGGCTGTTCTTTCTGTTCTATTACCGAGCATGAAGGGCGCATTATTCAGAGCCGTTCGGAAGATTCGATCATCAATGAGATTGAAGCGATCCGCGACACCGTTCCTGGCTTTACGGGCGTGATTTCCGATCTCGGCGGGCCAACTGCCAACATGTATATGTTGCGCTGCAAATCGCCACGCGCCGAGCAAACCTGCCGTCGTTTATCGTGCGTTTACCCGGATATTTGTCCGCATATGGACACTAACCACGAACCGACGATCAATCTCTATCGCCGCGCGCGCGATCTGAAAGGCATTAAAAAGATCCTGATTGCCTCCGGCGTGCGTTATGACATCGCCGTGGAAGATCCGCGCTATATCAAAGAGCTGGCAACCCATCACGTTGGTGGTTATCTGAAGATTGCCCCGGAACATACCGAAGAAGGGCCGTTGTCGAAGATGATGAAGCCGGGCATGGGCAGCTATGACCGCTTTAAAGAGCTGTTCGACACCTACTCGAAACAGGCAGGTAAAGAGCAGTATCTGATCCCATATTTCATCTCCGCGCACCCCGGTACACGCGATGAAGATATGGTGAATCTGGCGCTGTGGCTGAAGAAACATCGCTTCCGTCTCGACCAGGTACAGAACTTCTACCCGTCGCCGTTGGCTAACTCAACCACCATGTATTACACCGGCAAAAATCCGCTGGCGAAGATTGGTTATAAGAGCGAAGACGTTTTCGTGCCGAAGGGTGACAAACAGCGTCGTCTGCATAAAGCGTTGTTGCGTTACCACGATCCGGCAAACTGGCCGTTAATCCGCCAGGCGCTGGAAGCGATGGGTAAAAAGCATCTGATTGGCAGCCGTCGCGATTGCTTAGTGCCTGCGCCAACCATTGAAGAGATGCGCGAAGCTCGCCGTCAGAACCGTAATACCCGTCCGGCGTTGACCAAACATACGCCGATGGCGACCCAGCGCCAGACGCCTGCCGGAGCAAAGAAAGCGCCGTCTGCGCAACCTCGCCCGATGAATGCCGGTGCGAAGAAACGTCCTAAAGCGGCGACTGGACGTTAA